From the Bradysia coprophila strain Holo2 chromosome X unlocalized genomic scaffold, BU_Bcop_v1 contig_12, whole genome shotgun sequence genome, the window CCACGCAATCTGTAAatattcgaaatgtttttggtTGGTTTAGTAAAGGCTTAGATTTTATTATGACAGTCTCCGAGGCAATGAAAGTCACCTTTGTACCAAATGATCCACATGCAAGTCTAAAATAGTTCCCTGGAGCAGATACTCATGCTGTGGTATGATTTGTAGCGCATTTGCTAGTGAATCAAGAGCCGATGTGATATAACCAGTGGACATTTTGATTAAACCACTGATTCGTGCCGCAaaccaaaaaacgaaaaatgttggaaatatCAGACAAAAATCGCGATGAGGCCACACAAAGATGCAAATGGTTGGTAGAAACGAAACTGAGTTTTATGTCATTTGCACAAAAAGAGCAGTCGGAACAAAAGAGCAGTGATTACAGATGAAGTCATAAAAACTCATCCAATTAGCACGACTTTAACATACGTGTGCTTCAAGTAGTACGACTGCAATGTGCTTTGCTGCAACGCAAATACGTGCGCACAGAAAATCGTCGAAAATGTGAGCAATAGAGGCGTAAACGATGGAAGAGCTTCTATTGTTTATTGTTTGCGACTCTATTGTTAACACGTTCGACGATTTTCTGTGTGTACGGTGTATAACTTCATCGAATATGAAGAACGATATGGATGATTCAATACGTTTCTGGTTAGTCGGCTTTTTGATGTCATCATGACATTGTCACAGAGGCGCCGACTACGGTATTGCCGCGAGGCTCGAGCAACACTGTGACCAAATTCGACGAGGCTGAGCAACACTCGACGacacaataaaaatcatttttaaatcaaaaatggttAAACTGTAGAAGAAAACGAAGCAAGTCAAAAATTCTCGCTGCGCGGCATTTCACTTTATATGACTAATTTCAGCGTTACCTTCACTACATTCTCGGAATTACGTTAcctccattttcaattttatttttaatcggtgcGGAACTTTATTCTGATAAAAATTTGGAGATTTTGAGGATCCACAGCAACAATGCAATTTccatttcttaaaaaatgtttcactgAAACGAAGCGAAATGAATAAGATTTATCAAACTGAATCATTCCAGTTTTGTAATAGTATGTTAATTACATGACGAATGTGTGCGTGCGTATATATATCCAAGTGTGAATGTTTACGTACGAGAGCGTTAGCGAAGTTTTTGAGGGTCCGTCTAGGAACGAACTTTATCTTCATTCGAATTTACGACAACATTTGATCTTTTTAGCAGcataattataaaaaaagaccTCGCTACGCTCGCaattatcttttattttttgtacagtcgttgtcatttcattttacttgCTATCAAAattcagctgttttgccaATTCAAAATGCATtgaaaaaacagctgaaatttgacagtaagtaaaatgaaataacaacGACTGTATATAATGGGTCCTATAAAGCAGTCTAACCCAATGTTCAAGTGTCCAGTACACGGCTGTTATCGATaagtaaattttacaaaaatatcaatttcggATTATACGAAAAAGGGACTTTTTTGGGCAACACTATTCGAAAAATGAAGTCGGCGCCTCTGCATTGTCATGCCATTCTGGATCTCTTTATCACATTCGATAAGTCGATTTCACTGCTGAATTTTTTGAACGAGAAGATTTCAAATGTCAAGAAATCTTAAGGATTCATTAATAATCTAAGTTACATCGATTACCTCGTATGATGCAGATCGGAAGCTATACAGGCGCTCCAgaatcaaaagtcaaattgCGGTAATTTTCAAGACGGTTCAATGAACCCTCTTGATCGTTGAATTGAcgaaatgacgctacgttagaaagatctccgcactttccattttgaatttcgaccgcacttctGGCGTGAATTAGTCTAATCGACTAAACaaagaataacaaaaatttgtcattaCTGCCTTGCCCACGTTTTTACTTCGCTTAGATCCGAAAGTGCGATTTTGtacgtgtgcaaaacagtaaGTACTTAACTTATCGTGATGTCAAGAGCTTATTTGACAGGGCAGGTCGATtcttgtaaattaaatttcactgagCTAATTCTAAATCAGTTGGTAACAGCTCGAGTAATCTTCTCCCATTTTCGTTGTCAGGCAAAAAATTTCTCTCTGCTTCAGAAAGTTTCAGGTTTAACCCATTCAGTACTTACTTCCTCACCATCCTTTTCGTCCCTTCACGATTCACACTTCAATTTCAAGctttttgtttcataaattggaaattttgctGCTGGGACTTTCGTTCTGAAATGAACTAACCGAACTAACTGAAACCGAAAGTGTCAAATGACACAATTCTGtctgtttttgtttacaaatttgtgACTGGAGATATGCTCGGTACAAGGATTCATATCTCGAGGCAATAACTCAACCATTTTTTAatccaataatttttcagCATCAGTAGTGACCAGAGGAGTAAAACGACTATTAAATGCAACTTTCAAGATGAGCAGTCACAGTGATGCAGGTCCGATAGCAATAGCAATAACTGAGTCTATAAAAGATGGTCTTCAACCCGTTCACCTCGAAGTGGTTAATGAGTCGTACATGCACAACGTACCAAAGGGATCCGAAACGCATTTTAAAGTACTAGTGGTATGTGTGGCTCGGTCCCAATAAATACCTAGAATAGTCTCTCTGACTTCCAGTAGCGGTTTCGCAAATCACAGTGCACGAACACCAAAGACACTTGTCTGATGTTTTACAATGTCGATTATGTTTCAGAGACCTGGTCCTTTTTGGATTGGGTCTTTTTGAACCATTGAACCACCAAGAAGCCATTGTATAGCACTATAAACAGGCACCAGAACAGATTTGAAATACACTGCTGTTTTGTGACCGTTAAAAAGATTCTGGTGCCTGTTTATAGTGCGTTAATAGCAGATATACTAGGCTTTCCTTCTCGTGCTTGATTAATCCAACGATTGGAAATAAACTCAAATTTCTGTTTGCCATTTTAGGTTTCCGAAAAGTTTCAGGACCTGTCCCTGTTGAAGGTAACATCACCGAAAGTGATAGTTGTGCTTCCCATTACTCTTCATTTTTCCTACATTTCAGAGACATCGGCTGATAAACGATTTGGTGAAGACCAAATTACAGGGAAACTTTGTGCATGCACTGTCCATCGAAGCCAAAACACCAACGCAATGGGACGATACGTACAAATTGGAGCCGAGTCCGAATTGTCGCGGCGGATTTGGAAAATGATTTCACCGGTGTTTCGGGGAACCGttaaatagcaaaatgttttatttgtttttccttTGTACAGACAAAAAatagaagagaaacgaaaaaaataaaaatttgatttttcgtgAACAGAAGCGGATAAATGAACGAACAAAAAAGGTACACTAATCTCATAAACTGAAATTGTCCAGTCTCAGTTTGCCATCGTTTTCGGTGAAGTACATCATGTCAGCTAACGATTGCTCGCAAATTAAATCTTCAACACGATCGTGCATCTGCAACAAAAAGACAATTCGTTTCATTTCCGCCGCAAAGTCTGCGAACAAAACGGTCATTATGGACTCACCGCTCGACACTGGTATTGTTCTTCGATTTCCGGATACTTAAATGTTGATGTCGGGCCAAAGTTGACACTAACCGTAGCATTTTTGAATACTGATATGGCCGGATAGTAGGCGCCATGGTATATGTCCACGAAGGCTTCGCCTTGAGATTCAccatttttgaagaaaattattttgcttCCTTTGACTGGAGTAAGATTTTTCAACGTTTCGCTGACACGATCTTTATCTTCGTAGTACAAATGACTTTTGAATTTCACCAACGGCTGTCGAAACGAACAGAAAACATCGTCAGACCTTGCCTACTTCACCTGTTGATGGTAACTTACCCGATCTTTAAATGTATTCGGCATATAATTGATGTTCTGGGATGTTTGGGGTAATACAATTAGGAAACCCAACGTGTCCCCTTCACCATAACCGCCACTATATGATTTACCGTTGGATTCATGGAATTTTGTTCCTTTGAGAGATCGCCACGAATATCCAAATTTATCGTAACCCAGTGGAGCTTGTAAATTGGCATATTCTTGTCCCCAACCTAAGCGAGTAGCTGCACCTTCCGGCATCTCTTCAATTGTCACTTCAAAGTACCATGAACCTCTGGTTACAACTACAAGGATTAACAATAAGCTGTGAAGGATATCGACATCTTTCAATTAAAGCAATTTGAACCTACAATGCGATGCTCTGACCATGCAATAACCTTTGTCACCTGTGACAGCCAATCGATCTTCGGAAATTTTCAACTGTGACGCTCGATCGTGCAGAGCCAGCAGTACGGAATTCGGTGACAGGGCTCGATACAACCATCCTGGTATTGGCTTTCCGGCCCAATCAGCCGATTCGTCGAACTCCTGTCGAAACGGTGCATGCGGATCCGGTTCGGCTAAAATGTATCGATAGCCATCTTTGTTGAATGGATGTTCCAATGGGTAACCATGAGCTGGCAGTTTGACATTGGACGATATATCGCCGGCAGGTCGACCTTttttaccagctggtcccgAATCGCCACCGGGCAGTTTTCGTTTGTTGTGTCGACCTCCTTTTGAAAGGCTGGCTGTAAATTTTGAACGAAgatatttagaaaatgtctGAAAAGTCAGTCAGTATTCCCAACTAAACTGAACTTTTAAATCTCAAGTTTTTTGGCCTAAAGACGCAAGCAAACTTTATGCGGCGGCCTGAtgccaaagaaaaaattgggtTCAGTTTCAGACTGAACCAAATAGACTCTGGTTCATTTGTCTGTACCGGAAATCTCTATATTAATTAAGTATTTAGGTCATTTGAGGtcgttttaaattttcgtcttTATATTGACTTCggtaaaacaaaaccaaacattttttcaaaaattcatcaGTTTTCGTTCAACTTTGAACTTGTACTTGTAGTACTACAGATCGATAAACTCGTTCCATAACATTGATGACTTCAGAAGTTAGCTATGCGAAACGAAATACATCAAGTGTGTTAGTATCGTAATTGTTGAAACGAATTAAACAAAGTTTGTCCATTAGGTATATATTGGAATACATATGACACTAGCCACTTCATTTCGATATATATATGTTTCCTTGACTGTATAATGtataataaaactgaaaaaaaacgttcaagAAAATTGCAAAGTTCAAGGTTGTATCGTTCAGCTTGAAGTGCTGCATTATGTTTTGCTGTATAAGCTTTGtgttaatattttatttagtacGAGTCGACCTAAATTGATGTATTATTCTCAGCTAtattagaaataaaatgaattatcACACCACGTACGTTCGTCCATTATGTTTAATCAATGATCCGTTTAATCGCCGCTGAACCGTTTCTGTTTTATCACCTCAACGATCccattcaaattttcacaaaattttggttttcttccgtttatttttctttctctctctctctcggaATTGTTCACTTAAATATTCTAAAGAATTTATTGTGTCTTCTTCTCGTTGGGAtcagttgataaaaaaaacgagaagccaaaatttaccgaccgaatgaataaaacaaaaattacatcaCATGCAACATTGCTTAAACCATAGAAATAGCACAGAGATAAACGAgaacaacaaataaatatcaattttcattcatatcaACGATTAaatagaaaggaaaaaaaatcgtttaatgTTTGGTCGTGTTTACAATTATCTTTCAACTGAAATAAGAAACACCACACAACTCACATACTCGGCTATATATACGTTATTtagtataaatataaatatatatcaGTGAAACATGGGTAAACGGCATAATACATGTATGCCCACAGTTTTTAgactttattttattaaattttttttttcttcttctctttatTATGACGACGACACgatattgaatgaaatacacctcacttatataaTGTGGTTATACGATGGGCTGTTTAATTTCTATACacgatgaatgaatgaaacaaacataaaatgcgaaaagaaaataacagaatggaaaacaacaacaacaacgaccaAATTTGAATCGTACAAAGTATATCCACTCCACagaattattcaatttatatatatatattgtgcTACGATAAGGACTTTACACACAGCAGCGTGAGTagtttttatacattttttgtgtgttgttcgtCGGcgttacattttgaatttagcCGATATGCCGAGTCGAGGAGAAAAGTGTAAAAATGCACGTTACTATTTTCGATGGAGTTTCGCGTTAATTACGTTCCAATTTTAAGAAAGACACGCCAATGAGCTCATTAAGAACTCtttggaatttttctttttaatttcacAGTAGAATGAACGGGGATATTGCGTGTTGCTCTGGTTACCTATCTAACACTGTTCTAATTTAGTGAATTTCGGCAACACTAGGCAAACCGAGTGACAGAACCAAATTTAGATAAGGTAGTCAGAATTTCGCAATCCTATTGTATTGTACTGGAAATCGAGAATCAGACTCTAGTGGGAAAATTGACTCCGTAGTGTCAAAGATGAATATGAAAGCAACGAGATAGGGACTCTGTTGCAAATTTCGATTCCAAAATCGATCGACTATTTTAGTGGGACCATACTATGTAACAAAATACCATCTTGATGCATGGACCTGGATCATAAAATtgacaaagaaaatgaaaggTCTACAATTGAGGGTCAGGTCCTTACGTGATTGTGCTTCACTGCTTACCTAGGAGAGATAGCGGTAGAAATACATCGCTTTCTAGTGTCTGGGTATAGTCGGAGAAGGGGCAGTAGTCAGAATTTcttatgtaaatttaatttttaatattagTACATTGCCACTCCGCTCCGAGTTTCGATAAAAAGTAAGTAAGCCAACTGACccttaaaaaaatctgttctggTACTCAGTTTGCAGTGCATTGATTTCGGTGATAGAATTCCTATGAATTCTTATTTAATAATGATAAGGCTTAGAACTTCAAACGCTTGGACCATCAGTCAAGGATTTCGAAAAACGCGATTGCGGTTCAGTATTCGGttcgaaaattctttcaattttgagattttattCTTTCTATTCGGTACTCACAATAtcaaacttaacctcattTTGTAGATTCGATAAAACAATATTAATTCCATCGTCTCTTTCCTGGCTGATCGCACACGGCGAAATAATAACGAAACCCCACAGTCACTACATTTACTTTGATCAGATGAGTGAACCAAGTCTCTTTACACCAGGAATATTGAAAAGCAATCACAGtgaattttcagtgaaaaccCTGtgaattcacacaaaaaaaatgaattctagTTTTTGTCCTTTATCAAAAAAGGAAGGGTCGTTTACCGTTaccgagggggaaaccactcTTTTAGCATGGTTAGCCTTGATTGACCACCATATTTCACgataaatttttagttttacgaCATTCCCCCGGTTAAATTACGGTTAATCACTGATTcgtcatcatgttaatcactggttaaCCATGTTAATGACGTCAAAAATAGAGGTTTCCTCTTCGCGGATTACTTCTGTAAAAATCAAGACTATGGTTGTCCAAATTTTT encodes:
- the LOC119067507 gene encoding bolA-like protein DDB_G0274169 isoform X1; translated protein: MLASVVTRGVKRLLNATFKMSSHSDAGPIAIAITESIKDGLQPVHLEVVNESYMHNVPKGSETHFKVLVVSEKFQDLSLLKRHRLINDLVKTKLQGNFVHALSIEAKTPTQWDDTYKLEPSPNCRGGFGK
- the LOC119067507 gene encoding bolA-like protein DDB_G0274169 isoform X2 encodes the protein MSSHSDAGPIAIAITESIKDGLQPVHLEVVNESYMHNVPKGSETHFKVLVVSEKFQDLSLLKRHRLINDLVKTKLQGNFVHALSIEAKTPTQWDDTYKLEPSPNCRGGFGK
- the LOC119067506 gene encoding set1/Ash2 histone methyltransferase complex subunit ASH2 isoform X2 produces the protein MDEPSLSKGGRHNKRKLPGGDSGPAGKKGRPAGDISSNVKLPAHGYPLEHPFNKDGYRYILAEPDPHAPFRQEFDESADWAGKPIPGWLYRALSPNSVLLALHDRASQLKISEDRLAVTGDKGYCMVRASHFVTRGSWYFEVTIEEMPEGAATRLGWGQEYANLQAPLGYDKFGYSWRSLKGTKFHESNGKSYSGGYGEGDTLGFLIVLPQTSQNINYMPNTFKDRPLVKFKSHLYYEDKDRVSETLKNLTPVKGSKIIFFKNGESQGEAFVDIYHGAYYPAISVFKNATVSVNFGPTSTFKYPEIEEQYQCRAMHDRVEDLICEQSLADMMYFTENDGKLRLDNFSL
- the LOC119067506 gene encoding set1/Ash2 histone methyltransferase complex subunit ASH2 isoform X1, with translation MDSPTDENGISTFENGNKSYSNNKPVKTEEKQGNCYCGKDRNMNILELLCVTCNRWFHESCIGFQLGKLIPFSTNYIFVCKNCSPTGLESFRKTQATISQMCTTAIANLQQTAAKEGKAKLMFSKDMDIIPFIDQYWEAMTTMPRRVTQSWYLTVQRTLVKDIHTTFSYEETADKGQMYGLISLDLTQIKPNYDAMVKGGTLRISDDGYAQASLSKGGRHNKRKLPGGDSGPAGKKGRPAGDISSNVKLPAHGYPLEHPFNKDGYRYILAEPDPHAPFRQEFDESADWAGKPIPGWLYRALSPNSVLLALHDRASQLKISEDRLAVTGDKGYCMVRASHFVTRGSWYFEVTIEEMPEGAATRLGWGQEYANLQAPLGYDKFGYSWRSLKGTKFHESNGKSYSGGYGEGDTLGFLIVLPQTSQNINYMPNTFKDRPLVKFKSHLYYEDKDRVSETLKNLTPVKGSKIIFFKNGESQGEAFVDIYHGAYYPAISVFKNATVSVNFGPTSTFKYPEIEEQYQCRAMHDRVEDLICEQSLADMMYFTENDGKLRLDNFSL